A part of Campylobacter ureolyticus ACS-301-V-Sch3b genomic DNA contains:
- a CDS encoding DUF2892 domain-containing protein, producing the protein MNIIDRVLRITLGFLILLIFGLINPTWWCFLGLIPLVSGVSELCPIYFLLGKYKKDAKKKKAA; encoded by the coding sequence GTGAATATTATAGATAGAGTTTTAAGAATAACTTTGGGGTTTTTGATTTTGCTAATTTTTGGACTTATAAATCCAACTTGGTGGTGTTTTTTAGGCTTGATACCGCTAGTAAGTGGTGTTAGTGAACTTTGTCCGATTTATTTTTTACTTGGAAAATATAAAAAAGATGCAAAAAAGAAAAAAGCAGCTTAA
- a CDS encoding lysophospholipid acyltransferase family protein has protein sequence MAKINGVIYAVWCFLSIAVVVILFYIVPKKNYKIRKIWAKIQRFVIGYKIEKIGEFDEKIDMILLNHKSMLDIIILEEIYPKNLAWVAKKEIGDLPFFGKIIKTPKMIEVDRKNSRSIVSLIKDVKDRLSNDRVIAIFPEGTRGRGEKMLKFQDGAKVLSQKLKLKIQPIVLKDTLYNFDVKEVKIRSGKIKVNCLEMIDLSKPQDENWYKNLHEVMQKTYDEM, from the coding sequence ATGGCTAAAATAAATGGTGTAATTTATGCTGTTTGGTGTTTTTTAAGTATAGCAGTTGTTGTTATTTTATTTTATATAGTTCCTAAAAAAAACTATAAAATTCGTAAAATTTGGGCAAAAATTCAAAGATTTGTAATTGGCTATAAAATAGAAAAAATTGGCGAATTTGATGAAAAAATAGATATGATTTTACTAAATCATAAAAGCATGCTTGATATTATCATTTTAGAAGAAATTTATCCTAAAAACCTAGCTTGGGTGGCAAAAAAAGAAATCGGAGATTTACCATTTTTTGGTAAAATTATAAAAACTCCAAAAATGATAGAAGTAGATAGAAAAAATAGCCGTTCAATTGTCTCTCTTATAAAAGATGTAAAAGATCGCTTAAGTAATGACAGAGTTATTGCTATTTTTCCAGAAGGAACAAGAGGGCGTGGCGAAAAAATGCTTAAATTTCAAGATGGCGCAAAGGTTTTAAGTCAAAAACTAAAGCTAAAAATTCAGCCAATTGTTTTAAAAGATACGCTTTATAATTTTGATGTGAAAGAAGTTAAAATTAGAAGTGGAAAAATAAAAGTAAATTGCCTTGAAATGATTGATTTAAGCAAGCCACAAGATGAAAACTGGTATAAAAATTTGCACGAAGTTATGCAAAAAACTTATGATGAGATGTAA
- a CDS encoding molybdopterin molybdotransferase MoeA → MEFMDYDKTLEILKENIIPWNRIEKVAITNALNRYIATDIIAKENYPKFKTSAMDGYAIKFDENNKKFKILGSNPAGKFEISSLKENECIKTFTGSLMPENSDTLVPVENVKVDDGFIEILKPVKKGFAIRKIGESYKKGEVLIKKGTKLSYSEIALLAELGEFHISVFIKPKVCVLSSGSEIKDLGEMIENDAQIRSSNHIAIASMLKLMGCEPIILPLVKDEENEVKNEILNSLNFCDILITTGGVSMGDFDFVKEVLSKNCQILINGAAIKPGRHIKIAKAGDKYIFALPGFPFSAMVMCILYVRILIESFFNAPKNHYINAVLDEEYIKKSPFLEFSACNLNNDENGVLKVNLKGKKDGSSAIVNNLNNEAALLVIPKELNGYKKGDVVKVLKML, encoded by the coding sequence ATGGAATTTATGGATTATGATAAAACTCTTGAAATTTTAAAAGAAAATATAATTCCTTGGAATAGAATAGAAAAAGTTGCTATAACAAATGCTCTAAACCGCTATATTGCAACCGATATCATTGCAAAAGAAAACTATCCAAAATTTAAAACCTCAGCCATGGATGGATATGCAATCAAATTTGATGAAAATAATAAAAAATTTAAAATTCTAGGAAGCAATCCAGCTGGAAAATTTGAAATTTCTAGCCTAAAAGAAAATGAATGTATTAAAACTTTCACCGGCTCATTAATGCCTGAAAATAGCGATACTTTAGTGCCTGTTGAAAATGTAAAAGTAGATGATGGTTTTATAGAAATTTTAAAACCAGTTAAAAAAGGGTTTGCCATTAGAAAAATTGGTGAAAGTTATAAAAAAGGTGAAGTTTTAATAAAAAAAGGCACAAAACTAAGCTATTCTGAAATAGCCCTTCTAGCAGAACTTGGCGAATTTCATATAAGTGTTTTTATAAAGCCAAAAGTTTGCGTTTTATCTAGTGGAAGCGAGATAAAAGATCTTGGTGAGATGATTGAAAATGATGCTCAAATTAGAAGCTCAAACCACATAGCAATCGCTTCAATGCTAAAATTAATGGGATGTGAGCCAATAATTTTACCACTTGTAAAAGATGAAGAAAATGAAGTAAAAAATGAAATTTTAAATTCACTTAATTTTTGTGATATTTTAATTACAACAGGTGGCGTTAGCATGGGAGATTTTGACTTTGTAAAAGAAGTTTTAAGCAAAAATTGCCAAATTTTAATAAATGGTGCGGCTATAAAGCCAGGACGCCATATTAAAATAGCTAAAGCAGGTGATAAATATATATTTGCACTCCCTGGATTTCCATTTTCTGCAATGGTAATGTGCATTTTATATGTAAGAATTTTAATTGAAAGTTTTTTTAATGCGCCAAAAAACCACTATATAAATGCAGTTTTAGATGAAGAATATATAAAAAAATCACCATTTTTAGAATTTAGTGCATGTAATTTAAACAATGATGAAAACGGAGTTTTAAAAGTAAATTTAAAAGGCAAAAAAGATGGTTCAAGTGCAATTGTAAATAACTTAAATAATGAAGCTGCACTTTTAGTTATCCCAAAAGAGTTAAATGGATATAAAAAAGGCGATGTTGTAAAAGTTTTAAAGATGCTTTGA
- a CDS encoding aminoacetone oxidase family FAD-binding enzyme translates to MSDKTIIIGGGVGGLFLAALLNSTNITILEKNSSLGKKLLASGGGKCNITNENISFKKDLLKYYLGDKNFINQIISNLNYLEVLEFFKPLKFEKVKNSQFFCKTGSKSVLNHLKSKITNPKIYLNTEVFDVVKNDDIFKIYTNNGNFECKNLIVASGGLSCQNLGVSDIGYKIASKFSHEISTLNPALVGFSVQKDEFWFKKISGVCFSAKAKILQNNKVLSGDLLFTHRGISGPLMMNASLFWQKGKISINFLPNFDFDKFKNSKKQITSILPLPKSFIKEFLKKSNLEDKQFFKLSNLEFQTLKKLQNYEFSPAGNFGYSKAEITKGGIKTDFIDENCQSKLVKNLYFIGEVLDVGGMIGGFNIHFAFACAKAVANCLKN, encoded by the coding sequence TTGTCAGATAAGACTATCATAATTGGCGGTGGAGTAGGCGGGCTGTTTTTAGCCGCACTTTTAAACTCCACCAACATAACTATTTTAGAAAAAAACTCATCACTTGGTAAAAAACTTCTTGCAAGTGGTGGAGGAAAATGCAATATCACAAATGAAAATATCTCTTTTAAAAAAGATTTATTAAAATATTATCTTGGTGATAAAAACTTTATAAATCAAATCATTTCAAATTTAAACTATTTAGAAGTTTTGGAATTTTTCAAACCTTTAAAATTTGAAAAAGTAAAAAACTCACAATTTTTTTGCAAAACTGGTTCAAAAAGTGTTTTAAATCATCTAAAAAGTAAAATCACAAATCCAAAAATTTATTTAAATACCGAAGTTTTTGATGTTGTAAAAAATGATGATATTTTTAAAATTTATACAAATAATGGAAATTTTGAATGTAAAAATTTAATAGTAGCAAGTGGTGGATTAAGCTGTCAAAATCTAGGAGTTAGCGATATAGGATATAAAATAGCTTCTAAATTTAGTCATGAAATTTCTACTTTAAATCCAGCATTAGTTGGTTTTAGCGTTCAAAAAGATGAGTTTTGGTTTAAAAAAATAAGTGGAGTTTGTTTTAGCGCTAAGGCAAAAATACTTCAAAATAATAAAGTTTTAAGTGGTGATTTGCTTTTTACTCATCGTGGCATTAGTGGGCCTTTGATGATGAATGCTTCACTTTTTTGGCAAAAAGGAAAAATAAGTATTAACTTTTTACCAAATTTTGATTTTGATAAATTTAAAAACTCAAAAAAACAAATTACTTCTATTTTACCACTGCCAAAAAGCTTTATTAAAGAGTTTTTAAAAAAATCAAATTTAGAAGATAAACAGTTTTTTAAACTCTCAAATTTAGAATTTCAAACTTTAAAAAAACTACAAAACTATGAGTTTTCACCTGCTGGAAATTTTGGATATAGCAAAGCTGAGATAACAAAAGGTGGGATAAAAACTGATTTTATAGATGAAAATTGTCAAAGTAAGCTTGTAAAAAATCTTTATTTTATAGGCGAAGTTCTTGATGTTGGTGGAATGATAGGAGGATTTAATATCCATTTTGCATTTGCTTGTGCAAAAGCTGTGGCAAATTGCTTAAAAAATTAA
- the crcB gene encoding fluoride efflux transporter CrcB, with protein MSFKLLLLVGCGGFLGAILRFLISAFCFKFMPLNFPYATLIVNVLGGFLIGYFTKMGLNLELKSFLIAGFLGALTTFSTFSVENISLLQNAKYGLCLLNVSLSLVLSFGACYLALKFS; from the coding sequence ATGAGCTTTAAACTTTTACTTTTAGTAGGATGTGGTGGGTTTTTAGGTGCTATTTTAAGATTTTTAATTAGTGCTTTTTGTTTTAAATTCATGCCTTTAAATTTTCCTTATGCAACATTGATAGTAAATGTGCTTGGTGGATTTTTAATAGGATATTTTACAAAAATGGGATTAAATTTAGAGTTAAAAAGCTTTTTAATAGCCGGATTTTTAGGAGCTCTTACTACTTTTTCAACTTTTAGCGTAGAAAACATAAGCCTACTTCAAAATGCCAAATATGGATTATGTCTTTTAAATGTAAGTTTAAGTTTAGTGCTTAGTTTTGGAGCTTGTTATTTAGCCTTAAAATTTAGCTAA
- a CDS encoding tetratricopeptide repeat protein: MKKIIIVLFIVVLAIFGYAIFTSADSKDVLTKKIYCVFNKEKSCYDLGVHFLEDKTYDLNSSIVFFDKSCNLNNPLACNHLGYIYQIGATNKPDINKAKEYYQKGCDKGLALACNNNGYLYESVDKNLKKALEYYNKSCDQNNTFACNRAGIIYQGDEKDLVKSINAFIKSCNNGDPTGCNNLAVFYQNGVVVEKNLNLAAELYANSCEAKNYTACNNLAIFYQNGIGVEQNPATAIKLYDLACANNEGYACSNLGYLVQNGIGIEQNIELALNLYQKSCQLGNETGCNMLNSLAQAIEEFKKQNRTQTNPETKEESSPAIVR, from the coding sequence TTGAAAAAAATAATAATTGTTTTATTTATTGTGGTTTTAGCCATTTTTGGTTATGCGATATTTACCTCTGCGGATTCAAAAGATGTTTTGACCAAAAAAATATATTGTGTTTTTAATAAAGAAAAAAGTTGCTATGATTTAGGAGTTCATTTCTTAGAAGATAAAACTTATGATTTAAACTCTTCGATTGTGTTTTTTGATAAATCATGTAATCTTAACAACCCACTTGCTTGCAATCACTTAGGATATATTTATCAAATCGGTGCGACAAATAAACCAGATATTAATAAAGCAAAAGAGTATTATCAAAAAGGTTGTGATAAAGGTCTTGCGTTAGCTTGTAACAATAACGGTTATCTTTATGAATCAGTTGATAAAAATCTAAAAAAAGCTTTAGAGTATTATAATAAATCATGCGATCAAAACAACACTTTTGCTTGTAATCGCGCGGGCATTATTTATCAAGGTGATGAAAAAGACTTAGTAAAATCAATAAATGCTTTTATAAAATCTTGCAATAACGGAGATCCAACAGGTTGTAACAACTTAGCAGTGTTTTATCAAAATGGCGTTGTTGTTGAAAAAAATTTAAATTTAGCTGCTGAGCTTTATGCAAATTCATGCGAGGCAAAAAACTACACAGCTTGCAACAATTTAGCTATTTTTTATCAAAATGGTATTGGTGTTGAGCAAAATCCAGCAACAGCAATTAAACTATATGATTTAGCTTGCGCAAATAATGAGGGCTATGCTTGTTCAAATTTAGGATATTTGGTTCAAAACGGCATAGGAATTGAACAAAATATAGAGCTTGCTTTAAATCTATACCAAAAATCTTGCCAACTTGGCAATGAAACTGGTTGTAATATGCTTAATAGCCTAGCACAAGCAATAGAAGAGTTTAAAAAACAAAATAGAACTCAAACAAATCCTGAAACCAAAGAAGAGTCAAGTCCAGCAATTGTCAGATAA
- a CDS encoding CPBP family intramembrane glutamic endopeptidase, with the protein MKQVFLYIELLIIFLLIPALFMLQILPKNYMFFVLWLGSLYAFYHIKKANLNLFKGFKFDEFKDIFKRFLILSIFLTIFTFVFSRNSFLFLPKQRIDIWILVMLFYPILSAFFQEIIFRTFFTLRYINLFKNKNFFIFINALIFALVHLLYGNLIAVIFSFFGGILFIKTYLKSNSTLLCWVEHSLYGNFIFTIGLGHYFYNGY; encoded by the coding sequence ATGAAACAAGTTTTTTTATATATTGAGCTTTTAATAATATTTTTACTCATTCCAGCTCTTTTTATGCTGCAAATTTTACCAAAAAATTATATGTTTTTTGTCCTTTGGCTTGGGAGTTTATATGCGTTTTATCATATAAAAAAAGCAAATTTAAATCTTTTTAAAGGTTTTAAATTTGATGAGTTTAAAGATATTTTTAAAAGATTTTTAATTTTATCCATTTTTTTAACTATTTTTACTTTTGTTTTCTCAAGAAATAGTTTTTTATTTCTACCAAAACAAAGAATAGATATCTGGATTTTAGTAATGCTATTTTACCCCATTTTATCAGCATTTTTTCAAGAGATTATATTTAGGACATTTTTTACATTAAGATATATTAATTTATTTAAAAATAAAAATTTCTTTATTTTTATAAATGCTTTAATATTTGCTCTTGTGCATCTACTTTATGGAAATTTAATAGCTGTTATTTTTAGTTTTTTTGGTGGAATTTTATTTATAAAAACTTATTTGAAATCAAACTCAACCCTGCTTTGCTGGGTAGAGCACTCTCTTTATGGAAATTTTATCTTTACAATAGGACTTGGACACTACTTTTACAATGGATATTAA